The genomic DNA CCACATGAGGCTGCATTCAGatcaaaggatttacttccaagtaaacctgcagctttcACAccaattattttgcagtgaataataaataataataataataataataataataactacttaataataataataaatggatggggtctctgacacggaggatagatatagatggggcgaaatggatgagagaatgacaggaggatgtaGAGTAgatgaaatggatgaggagaatgacggGAGAATAATGTAGATGTGGCtaaaatggatgggggctctgacacagaggaccagtttgaatttggctgccaggctGGTAAATAGAAGGGAGGAGAAACGTGAAGCAGTCTTTCACATGGGGCTAGCGTGCAACCAGCTCCCTCttaccccggaagtgcaaaggttcaggatatTTTCAGACCCTCACTGAGcagtgcaagggtcccaattcaaattgttgaatccgcatagtatgtggtaatacaatgtgcactcactctactttgcgtgaatccgcatcacatgacttgccttggattcgattcctccTCGATCGGAAGGGtgacagaagggcaaccaggtgtgataaacaCTCACATTATAACATCATTCACATCCTTTGACCCGCAGTCACCATCtggatcttagctccaataacctccatgtgataaacaccaatgtgAATGCAGAGCCTTTTCTCTTGATCAGGCAAATGAATACAGAACAGAGTCCAACCCTCTTTGTGTGTCAGCCGAAaataggagaaacagaatggacaTAGCATCTTTGAAATGGTATTTTTGACAAGGAGGCATCTCAAATTGTACAAACATGAAGATGGGCATCTCTAGTACTTACAGCTGCTCTTCCTTATTGCCTCCTTGCCTGGTATAGGTGTTTGAACATACTGTGATCTactacaagaaaaacaaaaacaaacaaaataaatggaaaaatccaGACAAGAACTATTATAGACCAATGTCAAGAGCATCTGACTAAGGTATTTGGAGACTTAGGGGCTCTacatacagccctgaaggggtgacatgcagctgccccttcttcagctagATCAGGcccgtggcaacctcatgccacggccccaatccggcctgtggagggtgcaaaaagaagctgcaaaaagtgggtccttttggcaccctccaaagggcaccatagttgCTGCAGCACAGCTACAGAGTGCTCCTAGAGGTGcgtcatgatgctgcacactgtctGGAGTGGCACGTGGCATTAGGACGCCCtagggggcagagtcaggcatgtGTCGTCactttcaggccagtctggatAGCACCACAGTCCCTGTCCTTTCTCATCCTTAGAATCCCCAGATAGCTTTGTTACAGCttagataaaaacatttcaaactgGTAAACCATGGTTATGAGGCTGAAAATGTGCTGTGTGGTTGCATACTTTCTCCTTGTCCCTCTCCCCTTGTGTCCAACTTCAGTCCACTTACCATCTCTTCTTTCTTACTAAACCAGTTTcccataataatttaatttgttatttcaaCTGCAGTTTAAACTAAGATATGAAAGCAAGTTCATGGACGCCAGAAGGAATTATAGCAACAAGCCCACTTTTGTTCTCAGGTCAATTAACATAAATTCAACAGGTCCACAATTATGACACCTGAAACAGATCACTATTCTTTATGAACCATTTTTTGACAATATAATTGAAACAATCCCAACAGTGAGAACAGCACAAGTATAATAGTGATCActgtcaaaatatttttgtgggaAATTACTTTATTTTGAGACAGCAAACTAAAACCACATTTGCTTATTTttgaaggatatatatatattggggcaAGAAAGGACATGGGCCATTAAACATGGCATTTTCTTGTAAAAATTAATGGAAGTTTctgcttttttctgcttttttttcaaTATCACAAAATCAAAAAAGACACCTCTGGTGCAGCTTTTGTAATACACACCTCATATTAGTATAATTAATCAGTTAAAagtgggactgctttaactgacacaAAAGGCctttccccaaagtaaaaagaaacACTTTACTTTAGCTTATGAAAACGTAAAACATGATGAATATATTAAACATCCTGCTGAGCACACCTACACTGGGAGCAGCTGAATAATCATCGAGTTTCACTCCATGGTTTGTTTATGGTCTCTTATTGCTCTGGTTTGTTTCTTTCCCAACANNNNNNNNNNAACCAGAGTCAGAATCCATAGTTTGATTTAGGACTGTTTATGTATTTCATATGTCGCTTTAAAAAACCAGAGAAGCAACTATACTTGGGCAAAGCAACTACAGAGTGAAGCTTCATTGTTGTGTAGCTGTTCCTTCTGCAAGTAGGGGTGATTGGACAGCAAGCTCTGGAGTAGTGCTTATCCATGATAAGTCAGTTCCTATGGATCCCTGGTTTCCAATGAcaagcaaatactgtatatctaAAGCCTATCTCAAGGGCAACCTTGTTATTACTTACAGTATGGCATGACTGAGGGAAAGATATACACTGATGCAAACCATTACAAAAACTGCTGTTAGGGGCTCAGGAATCAACCTTACAGTAACTAATTCCcagtttgcctttttaaaaaatggccacaCTTATACACAGAGAAAAACATCATAGGCAAGCATTTGCTTTAAGATTTGAgctatttttaaatctttgtcGACCAATTAGGGTTATCCAAATCCTGGATTGGGCCTGTGCCCCACAGGTTCCCAAGCCCTTTTGAAGGGCTAACCTACagtaaaatattgtaaaattcACACTGTAAAACATTCATTCTGTTATCATATGACATTGATACATATTTTATTCATATGCAGGAAATAACTTCACAGTTTTCCTCTTCCATTCAAAATCCAGCACaatgcatgcaataaaatatAAGATGTCACTGTGTGATAAATAATAAAgcacaaaaaagcaaaccttggcttCACCCCTCCATGTCCGTAAGATGACCATGCAATGCTGGCTCTTGCCCAATGCCGCTTAGGACCAAGTACATTTGTCTCAGTTTTCCTGACCTCAAATACTTCTTTATCTAGAAAAGATGTCCACAGAGTGTAGATGTAGCCACAATTCATTCCATATCTACAAGAGGTCTGAGTTTGGTTAATtagaatcacacacacaaagaaatctAATTAATTCTTCACATATGAGATATGCTATTAAATCTCCAAtgcttaaaaaattaaatgaacttAAAAGGAGTTGTGGAGATGATGATAGCAGTGATATTAGATGGAAATATTTAAACTATGGATAGAGAATATGTGGAACTCCATTATCTTCATCACTGACTCTGCTGCCTAGGACTCAAGGGCATTACCGTCCAACAACATACAGACCATATACTCCCTCTGTGACTGGTGTAAGCCTTTTACATCAGTTAATTTCATAGACTAGGTACCACACCACTACTTCTCTGGTCCAAATTACAGTGTTTGTTTGGGTGATCCCATAAGAGACCTCCCACATCACATCTATACTGGTCCAGTAGTaattagtacagtgggcccttagactccactggggtttggttccagcttgcccccccccatggataccaaattcagtggatgctcaagtcccattaaatacaatggcatagcagaatggtgttccttatataaaaaggcaaaaataggTCAACTGTACAATGATAAAGCTATTCTGCATCACTGTACATGTGACAAACCATGGTACTACAATGGTGCAGAGCCATTTTGAGGAACCAGCTAGAAATCTACTTCTGGTTTTATAAAATCCTTTGCAACAGGAGTCAAAACAAGATATAAGTAGGTCCCTCCACATTGTTTTAGACAaaattgctgctcctggaggtGTCAATAAATTTACCACCAATTTTTTCCCTAATAGGGGGACTTCAGAGTCCCTGGAAGTCTTAATGCAGACTGTAAACTGCATGATTGCTACCTCGATGTCCTGGATTAGCAAGGAGTTGCTTCAGTGACACAGCCTCAAAGGAAACCAATTCTAGGGTGGAAAGTCAATCTCTCAATCTCCACTAACCAATATTGGTTCCATACAGATATTACTACATGGCATGAAACTGTAATGCAGAGAATTATTTAAATGTTGCTAAgtaaaacaggaacaaaatttttaaattgatagaaaatgttttaaatgttctttcATAATTGTGGATAGCTCCAATTTTAATTTGATCAGTTCCAATGTTTATTGGTAAATGATGAAAATGAGAGTAAAATGCCTGCAGTCATTCTGCTGTTTGGGCAACTACAGATTAAAAGCATAGTgacagatccataactgctcttTATTCACTAACACTATATAGTCACAATTGTGATAGCATTGCCAccatttgaagtcgaaggctttcatggccggaatccatagttttttgtgaagttttctggctatgtggcctggaagagtttattcctgacatttcgccagcatctgtgactggcatcctcattctctgaagatgccagccacagatatgggtgaaatgtcaggaataaactcttccaaaacatggccatatagcctgaaaaccccacaaaaaactattgccaCAACTGTAAATGCCTTCCTAAACCTGCTTTATCAGGCAGCAGGCACACTGAGAGATGGATGTTCATGTGGTGATCAGAGCACAGGAGGAGGATTTTTCCACTTCCCTCCTGCCATTGAGTGagactgtgacaatcagaagcaaacCCCTGTTCCAAatccttgttgcagcctcacttgctAGTGACAGGGATGTGTGAAAATGTCACCCTTCTTGTTCCCTGATcagcagcagaacagacctccatatctcagagcagctgctgctggaaaagcaggctTCAGACAAGTTGCCAGGTTAGGCCTGGCAATGTTACTTAGTTGTGTGTATAACTAAATAGACAATGTAGAATACAGacccttatttgtcttttttagcttCTTgttgtggtcattgtttttgttaataACTTTATTATATTCTATCTTTCCACCAGAACCAGGACTCAAGCCTAAGCTAGTTCTATTCTACTCTATGATGTGCATCTGGGGGTAGAAAGTGTGCAGcctatataaaagagaaaaactACTGCTGATTTCAGCTCATACTCCATTGCTTTAACAATGTTTCTATTtcattacattaattttaaaagctaTTCATTTGCATCATAATCTTGTTAGAAAACCTCAGTTTAGATTCACCTTTTGAAACTGGTGGATTTCCTATTTGTCTGTTATTACTCGGTGCACAATTAAACAGATGTTTGGGACTGATACGTGTGAATAAAGCCTTAGATTCTTTTTGTTCAGGATGACTTTGTGATTTTAAAGCCTCGGTTCTTTTATCCTTACGGCAATTTATTCCAAAAGTTTCAAAATCTTTGTTCATACATTCCTCAGCTTGTTGTTCATACAAACTATTACTCTCATGGGGGCAAAGAATAGAAATCTTTGCTTTTTTAGAAGATTGTTGACAAGAGAATGAATGGTTGCCATCTTCATATTGACGCCTTTTAGACTCATTGAGATAATTCAAATAGAAGTAATATTTAGCCAAAACACTATCATCAGAGTAGGATTTGTCTTTCCAAAACAGCTTGTGGTGGATGTCAGCTCTTACCCTTGCACTGACTAACTCCCCAGCACCACTTTTAGTACTTCCTATTGATTTGACAACACCCTCAGAGATATTTTCTTTTACATCCCCTTTCAGACATCTTGGGAATGTACTGAACATATGTGCCGTGCTTTCATCACTAAAATGGGACATCAAGTCTAACAAAATGCAGTCACTGTTACTGCACAAGTCAGTACTTTTATAACTGAGATTCAAAGATTCTGAACCCATTTTACAACTACTGTTTTCAGAAGGGCCTGGTGACAAATTCCCACAGAAACTGTTCATTTGCAAAACAGGCTCTTTCCTCTGGGATGTTAATTCAGTTTTCTTTTGGTCTCTGTTGCAGTCATCACTGTTGTATGTACTCTTGGCTCCATCTTTTCCAGTATGCTTATCCTCTTCAAAACTTTTATCCATCTCTGGTATAGGTCCTGTTTCAGATTCATATCTCTGATCTGTGACTTCTTGTAAAGGCTGAAAATGTAACATCCCATCCCTTGATAGATCTTTTTTCACATCAGACTTGGGATTGAAAAAGATGCTTCTCTTTGTAGCTTCTTCACTGAGGCATTCCACATTATTGATGGTCCCAGTGGAGTCTTCAGGTTTTTCAACCCACCTGAAATCCTTGCATTCATACTCTTTGATCTCAAAGGTTTCTGGattccagctttcttcactgctgtCAGATGTTTCTGTATAGCAAAATCTGCCTCTGAGCACTCTTGAGCTGAAAAATTTCCTGTCTGTTGGTCTAAAAAAGCTAGCAGTATCACAAGAGCTTTTGCTTTTCTTGCTCTCCATAGCTGATAAACTATTTGTCTTCACATCTAAGCATTCCTTACATTCCTCATCTGAACTATCATTAAGGGGAGTCCAAAAATAAGTTTCATTTTTCTGTGAGCCTAATGTAGGTACACCTGGCTCATCTCCCTTATGTGTAATATGAGAGTTTTGGAAATGGTTTTTTATTGCACTTCTGCACATGTAACCATCTACCTCATAGTCTCCCGAAATATAGCTGGAAAATatatcctctccttctctctcgtGCTTGGCTGTCCAACCAGGACTTAAAATCTTGTTTGGAAGAGATGATGTATTACTGTTGAACAAAGTAAATGGATTCCGTATTTCAGAATGCTCTGGCTTATATTCAGAGGCTACACACTGGCTTAAAAAATCTGAGTGAAAttgctttaaataaaaattgCCAGCACTCTTATCTATAGCATCCTTGCCTCCGCCCTTTTGAACCATCTTATTTTCTGTATTATGATCCAGGTCAAATTTTCCAGTTTCCTCTATGCAATCCCCAACAGGACATTTATCAAGAAACAATTCAGACCAGGTTCCAACATCTTTGAGCTTCTGTGTTTCAGGAATGCCAACATTCTCACATAAATTATTATCTATATGGGTAATGCTCAAGCGTTTTCTATGTGTTAGTTCATCTGTGATACTTGCTTCTCCTTCTGTTCTCAGATATTCCCCTCCCAAGAGTCTCTGAATTTGGTATTTCCTTCTATTTCCTATACTGCTGAGCTCCTCAAAACCCATTTTAGTATCAGCTACTGAATATAATGAGCTGCTTCTGGACTTGCTTGAATTTGAGCAGTTGGGGCTGCAGCCAGATACACTTTTTTCATAGAAAGCTGCATGCTTATGTTGTAAGAACTTCTGGTTCTGAGTACATGATGTGTCAGTTTCAGCAGCAGTCTCAGCAAATACAGATTCTAATAGCGTCATAGATGGATACTCCTtctgtagaaaaaaaaatatagacAGATGAAAACTACTCCAGTACTGGCTAACAACATTATTTATTAGCAATATGTTGGGATTCTGCATCTCTATATTCAATAATGATAAATGGGACAGCTGAGATGAGTAATGGTCCTCTGTGCTACATAGGAAGTATTCTGACATAAATTTCAtagtaaaaaaaacattaaaaaacttATATCCttccttgtgtgtgtatatgtgccttccagtcacctgtcaacttaagaCGACGCCATGAATTTCAtcaagttttcttaggcaaggaataatcagaggttcttttgccagttccttctactGAAAAATAGCCCTCAGCACCTGTATTGGTTGGCAAACTTCCATCCAGGTATTAACCAGGGTTgatcctggttagcttccaatatcaggtgggatctggtgcctttggggtatttaggttCTCTTCCAAGTTCTacctggctttttaaaattctttctccTATTTATCTCTATCTCTGTCACTATAGCTAAGTCCAATtgtaataacaattattattattgttgttgttgtttcttaccagcctctccccatggattgaagtggggaggaaaacaacaattaacagataaacaacatcagttaaaaacacatcaattacaaaggacaaataagatgtatacatattaaaacaattcacattgaAAATTCACAATATAAAGCCCTAACTGGAGTAGAACCTTTGAATACATCGGATTTACATAGATGCTAGCTCACCATTTGATGGGGATCCAAGGAGACCGATCTAGGATTGAGATCTTATATATGCCTGAAATGCACTCCCATCTACAATTCCCAATATCCTCAATAagtgcatgtatatatacacacacacctccatatTTCATtgttggctagggatgatggggcCTGTAGCCCAAGCACTGTTGGGGGAGGCTGTTTTGGAACTGAGATCCTTGCTCTTTGAGCCATGAATGAAACCCTTACCCTTCCACCACATGtgcaccaacatttcacagatgaaaactggaacaggTGAGGAAGTCTACtctttaaatacagtatataagaaAGTTGTACCCAGATCAAGGCCTCTGCCAAAACAGTCAGACCTGCAATGCAACATCCATCTGGGTCTAGGACTATCACTATCATATTAGGAAACTATTTAGCTAACAAAAACCTGGCACAGACTTGAACAAATCACTA from Sceloporus undulatus isolate JIND9_A2432 ecotype Alabama chromosome 2, SceUnd_v1.1, whole genome shotgun sequence includes the following:
- the LOC121923260 gene encoding uncharacterized protein LOC121923260 isoform X2, with product MDQKEYPSMTLLESVFAETAAETDTSCTQNQKFLQHKHAAFYEKSVSGCSPNCSNSSKSRSSSLYSVADTKMGFEELSSIGNRRKYQIQRLLGGEYLRTEGEASITDELTHRKRLSITHIDNNLCENVGIPETQKLKDVGTWSELFLDKCPVGDCIEETGKFDLDHNTENKMVQKGGGKDAIDKSAGNFYLKQFHSDFLSQCVASEYKPEHSEIRNPFTLFNSNTSSLPNKILSPGWTAKHEREGEDIFSSYISGDYEVDGYMCRSAIKNHFQNSHITHKGDEPGVPTLGSQKNETYFWTPLNDSSDEECKECLDVKTNSLSAMESKKSKSSCDTASFFRPTDRKFFSSRVLRGRFCYTETSDSSEESWNPETFEIKEYECKDFRWVEKPEDSTGTINNVECLSEEATKRSIFFNPKSDVKKDLSRDGMLHFQPLQEVTDQRYESETGPIPEMDKSFEEDKHTGKDGAKSTYNSDDCNRDQKKTELTSQRKEPVLQMNSFCGNLSPGPSENSSCKMGSESLNLSYKSTDLCSNSDCILLDLMSHFSDESTAHMFSTFPRCLKGDVKENISEGVVKSIGSTKSGAGELVSARVRADIHHKLFWKDKSYSDDSVLAKYYFYLNYLNESKRRQYEDGNHSFSCQQSSKKAKISILCPHESNSLYEQQAEECMNKDFETFGINCRKDKRTEALKSQSHPEQKESKALFTRISPKHLFNCAPSNNRQIGNPPVSKDKEVFEVRKTETNVLGPKRHWARASIAWSSYGHGGVKPSRSQYVQTPIPGKEAIRKSSWTESRKHHDSAVQDCDEIHLSVAGFIS
- the LOC121923260 gene encoding uncharacterized protein LOC121923260 isoform X1, producing the protein MDQKEYPSMTLLESVFAETAAETDTSCTQNQKFLQHKHAAFYEKSVSGCSPNCSNSSKSRSSSLYSVADTKMGFEELSSIGNRRKYQIQRLLGGEYLRTEGEASITDELTHRKRLSITHIDNNLCENVGIPETQKLKDVGTWSELFLDKCPVGDCIEETGKFDLDHNTENKMVQKGGGKDAIDKSAGNFYLKQFHSDFLSQCVASEYKPEHSEIRNPFTLFNSNTSSLPNKILSPGWTAKHEREGEDIFSSYISGDYEVDGYMCRSAIKNHFQNSHITHKGDEPGVPTLGSQKNETYFWTPLNDSSDEECKECLDVKTNSLSAMESKKSKSSCDTASFFRPTDRKFFSSRVLRGRFCYTETSDSSEESWNPETFEIKEYECKDFRWVEKPEDSTGTINNVECLSEEATKRSIFFNPKSDVKKDLSRDGMLHFQPLQEVTDQRYESETGPIPEMDKSFEEDKHTGKDGAKSTYNSDDCNRDQKKTELTSQRKEPVLQMNSFCGNLSPGPSENSSCKMGSESLNLSYKSTDLCSNSDCILLDLMSHFSDESTAHMFSTFPRCLKGDVKENISEGVVKSIGSTKSGAGELVSARVRADIHHKLFWKDKSYSDDSVLAKYYFYLNYLNESKRRQYEDGNHSFSCQQSSKKAKISILCPHESNSLYEQQAEECMNKDFETFGINCRKDKRTEALKSQSHPEQKESKALFTRISPKHLFNCAPSNNRQIGNPPVSKDKEVFEVRKTETNVLGPKRHWARASIAWSSYGHGGVKPSRSQYVQTPIPGKEAIRKSSWTESRKHHDSAVQDCDEIHLVSLFCLFRL